One Natrinema halophilum genomic window carries:
- a CDS encoding DUF7524 family protein — MPRTEVTVHVNRGNADALEPAAGTLETDGSVALRLQGHVSPAHVHCRLDGDLERIASIEQSNYYVEPDAVTTVPVVVDADTIDQPIDGRLEVVTGYGSESVTIDVTVVPGPPAVDIDDSLSEPTRREPDSTALEDAIDQFTAVSGLEPASLAVVALGVVAIVIATTTAATIASPIATAGLGIVVVGVVVAFLLLVW; from the coding sequence GTGCCCAGGACCGAAGTCACCGTCCACGTCAACCGCGGGAATGCAGACGCACTCGAGCCAGCGGCTGGTACGCTCGAGACCGACGGATCGGTCGCGCTCCGTTTACAGGGCCACGTGTCGCCCGCGCACGTTCACTGTCGCCTCGACGGTGACCTCGAACGGATTGCGTCCATAGAGCAGTCGAACTACTACGTCGAACCGGATGCCGTCACGACCGTTCCAGTCGTCGTGGATGCCGACACCATCGATCAGCCCATTGACGGGCGACTCGAGGTGGTAACGGGCTACGGCTCGGAATCAGTCACGATCGACGTGACCGTCGTCCCCGGACCGCCGGCTGTCGATATCGACGATTCCCTGTCCGAACCGACTCGGCGAGAGCCCGATTCAACGGCTCTCGAGGACGCAATCGATCAATTCACCGCAGTTAGCGGACTCGAACCGGCGTCGCTTGCGGTTGTTGCACTCGGAGTCGTTGCGATCGTGATCGCAACAACGACGGCGGCGACGATCGCCAGTCCGATCGCGACGGCCGGTCTCGGTATCGTCGTAGTCGGCGTCGTCGTGGCATTCTTGTTACTTGTCTGGTAA
- a CDS encoding CbiX/SirB N-terminal domain-containing protein — translation MQALVIAAHGSHLNPDASDPTYAHADTIRETGAFDEVREAFWKEEPHFRDVIRTLESDEVFVVPLFISEGYFTEQVIPRELRLEQWDPNKWASDGTSASQATLEAGDVGKTIHYCGPVGTHDAMTDVIVQRAETATEDPDVGEGFGLAVVGHGTERNENSAKAIEYHTERIRERDRFDEVKALFMDEEPEVDDVTEYFESQDVVVVPLFIADGYHTQEDIPEDMGLTEDYRRGWDVPAAVDGHRIWYTGAVGTEGLMADVLLERAADAGAGIGEAREAVRELAGSPAKAVAESTSRTGTGD, via the coding sequence ATGCAAGCGCTGGTCATCGCGGCACACGGATCGCACCTGAATCCGGACGCCTCCGACCCGACCTATGCCCACGCGGACACGATCCGCGAAACGGGCGCATTCGACGAGGTTCGAGAGGCGTTCTGGAAAGAGGAACCGCATTTCCGCGACGTGATTCGAACCCTCGAGTCCGACGAGGTGTTTGTCGTGCCGCTGTTCATCAGTGAAGGGTACTTTACCGAGCAGGTGATACCACGGGAGTTGCGCCTCGAGCAGTGGGATCCGAATAAATGGGCGTCCGACGGAACCAGCGCCTCGCAGGCCACGCTCGAGGCCGGGGACGTCGGGAAGACGATTCATTACTGCGGGCCGGTCGGGACCCACGACGCGATGACGGACGTTATCGTCCAGCGAGCCGAGACCGCGACCGAAGATCCCGATGTCGGCGAAGGGTTCGGCCTCGCGGTCGTCGGCCACGGCACCGAACGGAACGAAAACTCAGCGAAGGCGATCGAATATCACACCGAACGAATCCGCGAGCGGGACCGCTTCGACGAGGTGAAGGCGCTGTTCATGGACGAGGAACCGGAGGTCGACGACGTGACGGAGTACTTCGAGAGCCAGGACGTGGTCGTGGTTCCGTTGTTCATCGCCGACGGCTACCACACGCAGGAGGACATTCCCGAGGACATGGGGCTCACCGAGGACTACCGGCGAGGCTGGGACGTCCCGGCCGCGGTCGACGGTCATCGGATCTGGTATACGGGTGCCGTCGGTACCGAGGGGCTGATGGCCGACGTCCTCCTCGAGCGTGCGGCCGACGCCGGTGCCGGTATCGGCGAGGCTCGCGAAGCGGTACGCGAACTCGCCGGTTCACCCGCGAAAGCGGTCGCCGAATCGACTTCGAGAACGGGTACGGGGGACTAA
- a CDS encoding DR2241 family protein: MTVASDDHEILVDCASSGIAFDGLRVDETDETYSLETPENEWTGLEKDELEQALESCEEYVTNWRYWQKTVGGEGTSRREFLRWCERAPLDDANTKTPRDGALDDGNTGERAVEEPLAVPERYDALRDGIDRQWGQLSITTRFLDVDESNGARVYDLWHVADANSDLVDLEVHDDPRDAREIATYDEDGRYRPLKTAPSLASGWAFTGLSGDELVETVGFFYPATVANWHRELSGNLDVDHWLETAERQTGIYDVVDELPREAVAWLAEACCDDSQCLRRREWEYDEDDDLGVDGGDGQFPCREPCSLVIAAARRWAILESETERTYQLELTTSELNQLEELIDAVAEGRTDEIREADVTDGANRYRARYLRAKRFDEDGTLDATQVDD, translated from the coding sequence GTGACGGTGGCGTCCGATGATCACGAGATCCTGGTCGACTGCGCGTCGTCGGGCATCGCGTTCGACGGGCTCCGCGTCGACGAAACGGACGAGACGTACTCCCTCGAGACCCCGGAGAACGAATGGACGGGCCTCGAGAAGGACGAACTCGAGCAAGCGCTCGAATCGTGCGAAGAGTACGTCACGAACTGGCGGTACTGGCAGAAAACGGTCGGCGGGGAGGGTACGTCACGCCGCGAGTTCCTCCGATGGTGCGAACGGGCGCCGCTCGATGACGCCAACACGAAGACGCCACGGGATGGCGCCTTGGACGACGGAAACACCGGCGAACGGGCCGTCGAGGAGCCACTCGCGGTCCCGGAGCGGTACGATGCGCTCCGTGACGGCATCGACCGCCAATGGGGGCAACTATCCATCACGACGCGCTTTCTCGACGTCGACGAGTCCAACGGCGCGAGGGTCTACGATCTCTGGCACGTCGCCGACGCCAACAGCGATCTCGTCGACCTCGAGGTACACGACGACCCACGTGACGCCCGCGAGATTGCAACGTACGACGAAGACGGCCGCTACCGGCCGCTGAAGACCGCACCGTCGCTCGCCTCGGGATGGGCCTTTACCGGTCTCTCGGGCGACGAACTCGTCGAAACAGTCGGATTCTTCTACCCGGCAACGGTCGCCAACTGGCACCGCGAACTGTCCGGGAACCTGGACGTCGACCACTGGCTCGAGACCGCAGAACGACAGACGGGAATCTACGATGTGGTCGACGAACTCCCTCGCGAGGCCGTCGCGTGGTTGGCAGAAGCATGTTGCGACGATTCGCAGTGTCTCCGGCGCCGCGAATGGGAGTACGACGAGGACGACGACCTCGGTGTCGACGGCGGCGACGGCCAGTTTCCCTGCCGCGAGCCGTGTTCGCTCGTGATCGCCGCCGCTCGGAGGTGGGCGATTCTCGAATCCGAGACGGAACGGACGTACCAACTCGAGTTGACGACGAGCGAACTGAATCAACTCGAGGAGTTGATCGACGCCGTCGCAGAAGGTCGCACCGACGAGATCCGCGAGGCGGACGTCACCGACGGTGCGAACCGCTATCGGGCCCGATATCTCCGGGCGAAACGATTCGACGAGGACGGAACGCTCGATGCAACGCAGGTCGACGACTGA
- a CDS encoding adenylosuccinate synthase, translated as MTVTIVGSQLGDEGKGGVVDLYGDAADVVARYQGGDNAGHTVVHDGTKYKLSLVPSGAVRGKIGVLGNGCVVNPETLFDEIDTLRERGLDPDVRVAERAHVILPYHRALDGIEEEEKDDLAAGTTKRGIGPTYEDKAGRRGVRVGDLLDPDVLRERLEYVVPQKKALAEKVFESETGEAFDIDHLYETYREYGERLADEGMTVDCGTFLQDRIDAGENVMLEGAQGTSLDIDHGVYPYVTSSNPTAGGATVGTGLGPTVIGDGEVIGIVKAYLSRVGTGPLPTELGGVEGQTPDYDASAAQRTAEDGAAEPRGDEAVGNDEEELATYIRDEGGEYGTVTGRPRRVGWLDMPMLRHAARANGFTGLAVNHIDVLAGLEEVKVGHSYEFGGEEILTMPPTTEAWGRCEATFKTFDGWPDVDWAATAEDGYEAIPENARRYLEYVADELDASIYAVGVGPGREETVVVETPYE; from the coding sequence ATGACCGTCACTATCGTCGGGTCGCAACTCGGCGACGAAGGCAAGGGTGGGGTCGTCGATCTGTACGGCGACGCCGCCGACGTCGTTGCCCGCTACCAAGGCGGGGACAATGCTGGACATACCGTCGTTCACGACGGGACGAAGTACAAACTGTCGCTCGTGCCGTCAGGTGCCGTTCGAGGGAAAATCGGCGTCCTCGGTAACGGGTGCGTCGTCAACCCGGAGACGCTTTTCGACGAAATCGACACCCTACGGGAACGCGGACTCGATCCCGACGTCCGCGTCGCCGAGCGCGCACACGTAATCCTTCCGTATCACCGCGCGCTCGACGGTATCGAGGAAGAAGAGAAAGACGACCTCGCCGCCGGAACGACCAAGCGCGGCATCGGTCCAACCTACGAGGATAAGGCTGGTCGTCGTGGCGTCCGCGTCGGCGACTTGCTCGATCCTGACGTGTTGCGCGAACGACTCGAGTACGTCGTCCCACAGAAGAAAGCTCTCGCCGAGAAGGTTTTCGAATCGGAGACCGGTGAGGCGTTCGATATCGATCATCTCTACGAAACGTATCGTGAGTACGGCGAGCGCCTCGCCGACGAGGGAATGACCGTCGACTGCGGGACCTTCCTCCAGGATCGCATCGACGCCGGCGAGAACGTTATGCTCGAAGGTGCACAGGGGACGTCCCTCGATATCGATCACGGCGTCTACCCCTACGTCACCTCCTCGAACCCGACCGCTGGCGGGGCGACCGTCGGCACCGGACTCGGGCCGACCGTCATCGGCGACGGCGAAGTCATCGGCATCGTCAAGGCCTACCTCTCGCGCGTCGGAACCGGCCCGCTGCCGACCGAACTCGGCGGAGTCGAGGGCCAGACGCCCGACTACGACGCGAGCGCGGCCCAGCGGACCGCAGAGGACGGAGCGGCGGAGCCGCGAGGTGACGAAGCCGTCGGCAACGACGAGGAGGAACTGGCGACTTACATCCGCGACGAAGGCGGGGAGTACGGAACCGTCACCGGCCGCCCGCGTCGGGTCGGCTGGCTCGACATGCCGATGCTGCGACACGCAGCCCGTGCAAACGGCTTTACCGGACTCGCGGTTAACCACATCGACGTCCTCGCCGGCCTCGAGGAAGTCAAGGTCGGTCACAGCTACGAGTTCGGTGGTGAGGAAATCCTCACGATGCCCCCGACGACCGAAGCGTGGGGCCGGTGTGAAGCCACGTTCAAGACGTTCGACGGGTGGCCCGATGTCGACTGGGCCGCGACCGCCGAGGACGGCTACGAAGCGATCCCCGAAAACGCGCGTCGCTACCTCGAGTACGTCGCAGACGAGCTCGATGCCTCGATCTACGCGGTCGGCGTCGGTCCCGGTCGCGAGGAAACCGTCGTCGTCGAAACCCCGTACGAATAG
- a CDS encoding DUF2797 domain-containing protein has product MQLVGYEPSGTGSTLLLSNADSGQRSIEHQTLEPGTTLSFSLGDRHCAGTITDGEHIPCKRPSAPYCEHHTSTWICARCTGTCLKDEMDCYEDHAVYIAAFAPDTFKVGVTREWRLETRLREQGADRAVHVHTVSNGRIARELEAEIAKRLIDRVRTGPKIAALAADVDEDAWSSLQSEFDVVDRFDFDYGFDLEARPVRETLASGSVVGVKGRLLVLENGGTTYAVDMRDLVGYDLEDGTADRNLQSSLESFG; this is encoded by the coding sequence GTGCAACTGGTGGGCTACGAACCGAGCGGGACCGGCTCCACACTCCTTCTGAGCAACGCTGATTCTGGTCAGCGTTCGATCGAGCACCAGACCCTCGAACCCGGCACCACCCTCTCCTTCTCGCTCGGGGACCGCCACTGCGCCGGGACCATCACCGACGGCGAGCACATCCCGTGTAAGCGACCGTCGGCACCCTACTGCGAACACCATACGAGTACGTGGATCTGCGCCCGCTGTACGGGCACCTGCCTGAAAGACGAGATGGACTGTTACGAGGACCACGCCGTCTACATCGCCGCGTTCGCCCCGGATACGTTCAAAGTCGGTGTGACCCGTGAGTGGCGCCTCGAGACCCGGTTGCGAGAACAGGGTGCCGACCGCGCGGTCCACGTTCACACCGTTTCGAACGGCCGAATCGCGCGCGAACTCGAAGCCGAAATCGCCAAGCGGCTGATCGACCGCGTCAGGACCGGTCCGAAAATAGCGGCACTCGCCGCCGACGTCGACGAAGATGCCTGGTCGTCTCTCCAGTCCGAGTTCGACGTCGTCGACCGATTCGACTTCGACTACGGGTTCGACCTCGAGGCCCGGCCGGTCCGCGAGACGTTGGCTTCGGGGTCCGTCGTCGGCGTCAAGGGACGGCTTCTGGTCCTCGAGAACGGTGGAACGACCTACGCCGTCGACATGCGCGATCTGGTCGGCTACGACCTCGAGGACGGGACGGCAGACCGTAATCTTC
- a CDS encoding BsuPI-related putative proteinase inhibitor has translation MTLEGSLETTGEDSRDAVLFVFTVTNDGDETVELRFSDACKADFIVADGDEEVWRFTDGRMFAQVLSSETIEPGTSTSYEAEWTDPEPGEYVARAELKAQDRTCEARIDVSIPS, from the coding sequence ATGACGCTCGAGGGATCGCTCGAGACGACGGGAGAGGATTCTAGAGACGCGGTACTGTTCGTATTCACCGTCACCAACGACGGCGACGAAACGGTCGAACTCCGATTCTCGGACGCGTGTAAAGCGGACTTTATCGTCGCGGACGGCGACGAAGAGGTCTGGCGTTTCACCGACGGTCGCATGTTCGCGCAGGTACTCAGTTCCGAGACCATAGAGCCCGGTACGTCGACGAGCTACGAAGCGGAGTGGACCGATCCGGAGCCGGGTGAGTACGTTGCAAGAGCCGAGTTGAAAGCCCAGGATCGTACCTGTGAGGCTCGAATCGACGTTTCAATCCCATCGTGA
- a CDS encoding methytransferase partner Trm112 yields MKESLLDILCCPLDKNDLELEDAAYDEGEVIGGALVCTECGERYPIEDGIPNLLPPDMREETPA; encoded by the coding sequence ATGAAAGAGTCGTTACTGGACATTCTCTGCTGTCCGCTCGACAAAAACGATCTGGAACTCGAGGACGCTGCCTACGACGAGGGTGAGGTCATCGGCGGAGCCCTCGTCTGCACCGAGTGCGGCGAACGATATCCGATCGAAGACGGCATTCCGAACCTGCTCCCGCCGGATATGCGCGAGGAAACACCGGCCTGA